The Microlunatus soli genome contains the following window.
GTGATGGCCGAACTCAACGACGAGTTGGTGCTCAGCACCGTTCTGCTGACCATGTACGACGCCCGCACCCGGCTGGCGGCCCAGGTCGCGGACGAGGTCCGGGCATACTTCTCCGAGCAGACGCTGCCGACGGTGATCCCCCGCTCGGTCCGCATCTCTGAGGCGCCCAGTTACGGGCAGACCGTCCTCACTTACCATCCCGAATCGGCCGGCGCCGTGTCCTATCTCGAAGCCGCCCACGAGATCGCCCGCCGCGGCGTGAAGGAGAGCTCATGAGCAACACCGCACCTCGAGGCCTCGGCCGCGGGTTGAGTCAACTCATCCAGCGCTCCGAACCACGGCCCGACGATCCGTCCGATGCCGAGACGACCACGGGTAGCGGAGCACCCGCCGGAGGTTCGCCCGACGCCGGCCCGTCGCAGGACGGGCGCTCGCCGGCCGCCGAGCCGTCGAGTGTCACTACGGAGTATCAGGTGCCGGAGGGGGCGTACTTCGCGGAGTTGCCGATCGCGAGTATCCGGCCCAATCCGCGGCAACCGAGGACCGTCTTCGACGAGGACGAGCTGAACGAGCTGGTCGACTCGATCACCGAGGTCGGGCTGCTGCAGCCGATCGTCGTACGCCCCGTCGACGGCCCCGAGGACGACGCCGCGGCCGGCTACGAGCTGGTCATGGGCGAGCGGCGGTGGCGGGCCTCGCAAGCAGCGAAGCTGGACACCATCCCCGCCATCGTGCGGCGGACCGAAGAAGCCGACCTGTTGCGCGACGCGCTGCTCGAGAATCTGCACCGCAGCCAGCTGAATCCGTTGGAGGAAGCAGCTGCGTACCAGCAGATGCTGGAGGACTTCGGTTGCTCGCAAGAGGAGTTGGCGCAGCGTATCAAGCGTTCCCGGCCGCAGATCTCGAACACCATCCGGTTGCTCCGGCTACCGCCGACCGTTCAGCGCCGGGTTGCTGCCGGTGTCCTGAGTGCAGGGCACGCCCGCGCTTTGCTGATGGTCGAGGACCAGGCCGGCCAGGAGCGACTCGCGCAACGGGTTGTCGCCGAGGGGCTGTCAGTGCGGGCGGTCGAGGAGCTGGTGACGCTGGGCGAGGGCAGTGCCGACGACCAGCAGGGCCGGCGAGCGAAGGCCCGACGGACACCGTCGCCACGAGCCACGGAGATCGCTGATCAGCTGTCCGATCAGCTGGAGACCCGGGTCCGGGTCGACCTCGGTCGATCTCGCGGCAAGATCACCATCGATTTCGCGACCGAAGAGGACATGGAGCGGATCGTCGATCTGATCCGTCCAAGGTGATCAAGCTATGAACCAGTTAAGCCATTTGTCGACAAACTGATTCGTTGTTTTAAAGGCTTATTTGCGAGGGGATAGGTGTAGGTCGGCCGGGTCGGATCTCACCATCCGACGCGATCCAGGGGCGATTCCTCGGTGGTTGGTGAGCGAGTCGACGCGGGCGAGTTGGCCCGCAGCGTGGTGTTGCAGGGGCTACTGCGCGAGGCCCCGGCACACCGTGCGCCGCATCGGCCTCGGATCACGTGGCCCGGCAAGCGCCTCCTCCGATGCGCCACAGCACGCACCTGGACGCCGTTCGCTGGGTCCGAGAAGCACCACCCTCCGGGCGACCGGCTGGAGCGAACACCCGTAGGCAGGTCGACGCTCGGCCGGGCCGTGCATCCATCAGGTTGCCTTCAGTGGCATGTGCGCCGCGTGCCGGCCGGCAGCAGGCGCAGGTCGTGTCGTTGTGCTTGGCCGAGGATTGACGTCTCGCCGGCCGGGCCCGATTGACCAATCACGACCGACCACGGCCGGTGTCAGTCACCTCGCTGATGCTGAAAAGTCGGTCGACGACCACCGGGCGTGATCATCATCGGCGGGACAGCGGTGAACCCGATCCGTGTCGAGCGACGGGGATTCGGGCAGGTGTTGCGGGCAAGCCCGCTGTGCCGGCCGCGGGACTTGACCGAGACGGTTGATGCCAACCGGGTGGTTCGCCGCAACTCTCTCGGTCAGCCGGCGGAGCGTGCGTGCCCGTGGCCGACAGCGCCGCAAAGATGGCGATCGGGCCGGGTTCGAAGCGGGTGGACGGCTCGGTCCGACCCGGGGATGATCTGGCGGCCGCAATGCGCGGATCAGCGATCCGGACATCCTGACGTTCGGTGCAGGGGAGGCTCTGGGACTCCCGCGTTTCGCCGGCCCGAGCAGATCGGCCCCTGCAGAACCGGACGCGTCCCACCGGACGGCACCGTTCCACGTGGAACGGCTGAGCTCAGGATTCCGGTTGGCCCGCCGGAAGGTCGTCCCCGGCCTCATTCTCGAAGTCGGCGATCCGAAGCCGGGCGTCCTTGGTGGCGAAGTGCTCGGCGACGAACGTGACGAACGGGACCGTGCCGGCCAGGGCGATCACGATGATCCGCCACCACGGCCAGCGCACCCGGCGGCCCAGGTCGACTGCGGTGATGATCAGGATCATGTAGAGCCAGCCGTGGGCCACGCCGGCGACACTGACCAGACGGTCGTCATGGGCGAAGCGATCCAGCGGCACCCCGATACACATCAGGATGATCAGCAGGACCCCGACGATGTAGGCCATCACCCGATACCGGACCAGCGCACCACGCATGACTACTACTCTATGTCGGAGACGGCATCGCGCCAGCATCGGGATTGCCCCCGGCCGTACGGCCGGCGGTCTCGGACGCCGACTCGGACTCGCCGTCGGTCCGGTCGCCGTCGTCGTCGCGGACCTCGTCGTCGTCACCGGCGGAGCGGTCATCGGTGAGGTGGTCGTCGGTGACGTTGCGGCCGAGATCACGTGCCATGCGGACGGCCATCACCACGGCGAACGCGGCGAACACCCACCATTGCAGCGCATAGAAGCCGTTCCGCAGCCGACCGTGCGAGGTCGGCAACGCGGCGGCGGCCGGCTCCAACGATTGGGCGCGAGCCTCACCGGCGTCCAAGGTCGCGTAGCCGTTGACCAGTTGCAGCTCCCATTGCTGGGCGAGCGCGGCCAGTGCCACCGTGCTCGGCTCGGCGCTCGGCGCGGCCGCTCGATCGGTGCCCTCGGGTGGCAGTAGTACTCCGGTCTGAGTCAGGCGCTTCGACGGTGGGGGCGGCGCCGTCTTGCCGGACACGATCCCGCGGACAACCGGGACCGCCCCGCCCTGGGTCAGCCGAAAGGCGGTCAGCACCCGATAGTAACCGGGTCGATCGGGGATCGCGATGAAGGTTTGGAAGTCGGTGTCGTAGTGGCCGGTGAAGCGGACCGTGCGCCCGTAGGCGTCGCCGACCTCCTGGCCGGGCCGGGCTACGTCTTCCAGCGTGACCGCGGGCTCGGCCGCCCGGCGTTGTGCTTCTTCCCGGCCCTGGGCGTTGTAGACACTGAGCTGCCAGACGCCGAGGCTCACCATCACCCCGGCCAACACGAGGCCGAGCAACACCACGGCGATCTGCTTCAGCACGGTCATGACGCACCCATCAAACCAGGCACCTCAAGGCCCCCGACCCGCGGCCGGCAGGCAGGGCCGGCTCAGCGGTCGTGACGGTTCCCGACCGAAGCACCGGACGCGCTCCCGGGGCGAGACCCGACGGAGGTCCGCACGCCGCGTTCCCAGGCGTTGCGGACCAGGTCGGCGCTGATCGTTCCCAGGTCCCATCCGGCCGCCTCGACGGCCAGCGGGAGGGCCGAGGTCTCGGTCATCCCGGGAGCGACATTGGCCTCCAGAAAGTACGGGCGGCCGTCGGCAGCGACGATCAGGTCGGTACGGGACAGGTCGGCGAGCCCGAGCAGCCGGTGGACCGTCAGCGCCGTGTCGGCGGCACGGTCGGCGACCTCGTCGGGCAGCTGGGCCGGGCAGATGAAGCGGGTCCGACCCGCGGTGTAGCGGGCGGCGTAGTCGTAGATCCCGGACTCCGGCTGGATCTGCACAGCGGGCAGCGCCTCAGGTCCGGATCCGCGGTCGATCACGGCGACGGTGATCTCGGTGCCGTCCACGAAGCTCTCCACCACCGCGACCTGACCGTAGGCATAGGCGGCAACCATCGCCGCCGGCAGCTGTTCGGCCGACGTCACCTTCGTACAGCCCAGGGCCGAGCCGCCCTTGGCCGGCTTGACCATCATCGGGAAGCCCAGTTGATCACCCAGCGCACGGACCAGGCTGGCGGCACCGAGCTCGCGGAACGTCTCGTGCGGCAACGCGATCTGTGCCGGTGTCGGCACGCCGGCGTCGGCGATCACCCGGGTCGCGATCGACTTGTCGAACGTCATCCGGGACGCCGACGCAACGGCGCCGACGAAGGGCACGTCGAGCAGCGACAACACCTCGCGCAGTGAGCCGTCCTCACCGGCCTCGCCGTGCAGCAACGGGAACACGACCACCTCGCCGGCCCGCTCCAGCTGATCGACCAGGGTGGAGTCCGCGTCGGTCTCGATAACGTCCAGACCCTGGCCGCGCAACGCCTGGGCCACCCGACGTCCGGAGCGGAGCGAGACCTCCCGTTCGTGGGACAGCCCACCGGCCAGCACGACGACGCTGGACGGACCGTTCATCAGTACCTCATTCCAAGATCAACAACGGCTGATCGCTCGGACCATGATCAATATCGGACGGCAGCCGGATCCACGAGTCGATCATCGGCCGGCGGTTCCGAGAACCATGATCATTTCTGATCGGGACCGGGCGCCTCGTAGGGCTGCACGGAGTGCTGACTGCGAGGATTGGCGAAGACCTCGTTGATCGAGAGCTCGTGGTTCATCACTTCACCGAGTCGCCGGGTTCCCTCGATGATCGCCTCCGGTGTCGGCAAACAGTAGGACAGCCGGATGTGCCGGGTGCCGAGACCGTCGGCGTAGAACGCATTCCCCGGGACGTAGGCGACCCGTGCGGAGACGGCACGAGGAAGCATCGCCTCGGCGTCCAGCTCCGGTGGAATCGTCAACCAGACAAAGAATCCGCCCTCCGGACGGGTCCAGGAGGTGCTCGCCGGGAGGTGTGCCTCGAGTCCGGCGAGCATCGCGTCGCGGCGTTCCCGGTAGAGGGCGTTGAACTTCTTGATCTGCCCGCGCCAGTCGTAGTCCTGCAGGTAGGCCGAGACGGTGTACTGGGAGAAGATCGGCGGACACAGGGTCGCCGATTCCTGGGCCAGCACCAGCTTCTCCTTGATCGCGTGCGGCGCCAACACCCAGCCGATCCTGAAGCCGGGGGCGAAGGTCTTGGAGAAGGTGCCCAGGTAGACCACACCGTCGGAGTCCAACGAGCGGATCGCCGGCACCGGATCGCGGTCGAAGCCGAGCAGGCCGTACGGGTTGTCCTCCACGATCAGGATCCCTGCCTCGGCACAGATCTGCTGGATCTGCTGGCGGCGCTGCATCGTCTGGCTGATGCCGGCCGGGTTGTGGAAGTTCGGGATCGTGTAGAGGAACTTGATCCGCCGGCCGGCCGCTCTGCCGGCGGTGATCGCTTCCTGCAGCGCGACCGGGTCGAGACCATGATCATCCATCGCGACGTGGCTGACCTCGGTCTGGTAGGTCCGGAAGACTCCGAGCGCGCCGACATAGCTCGGCGCCTCGCAGAGCACTACGTCGCCGGGATCGCAGAAGATCTGGGTGAGCAGCGTCAGCCCTTGCTGTGAGCCGACCGAGACGAGCACGTCGTCGGGGCTGGCGGCGATACCCTCGACCGCCATCACCTCGCAGATCTGCTCGCGGAGCAATGGCTCGCCCTGGCCGGAGCCGTACTGCATCGCCCGCTGGCCCTGCTCGACGATCAGTCGACCGACGGTGTCGCCGATCGCGTCCAACGGCAGATCGGCGAGGTTGGGCATCCCACCGGCGAGTGAGACGACCTCCGGCCGATTGGCGACGGCGAACAGCGCCCGGACCGCCGATGCGGACATCTGGTGGGTGCGCTCGGCATAGCTGCCGACGTACGGATCGAGTCGGGTGTCTCGTGGCGCCGGGACACCGGATCGATCGGGGAGGGGCCGCGTGGTCACTCCACCACGATAAGTGCCGGACAGTGATCTCGGCGGCGGCGCCCCGACCAATGAAACGACCAGTGAAACGACCGGTGGCGCGACCGGTGACACAACCGGGAACACGACGGGCCTGACGGTCCCGGACACGACCCTGTCGCCCGGGGTCTTGGCTGAACCTGAATCCACCGATCTGCCGCTACTGCGCGCCCCCGATCGATGCACCCGTCTGCTGCCGCTCGCTACGCCGCAGATCGGTGGATTCAGGCTGAAACTGATCACACCCGGACAGCGCGAGAACTGTCAGCACCTCACTACGATGGGCAGCATGAGTCAGGCACGGGTGTGGAATCCGCCGGCTCGGCGGGCAGTGCGCTGGACGCTCTGGCTGGCCGCCGGAATCACCTTCGGGATCCTGGCCGGGTTCGCGGCCGGACTCTCCCAGCCCCGCCGAGAACCCGGAGTCGGCGGGTTCGGCGATGCCGGGCGACGAGATGATCGTGCGAAGGACCCCCGCCGATGAGCGCGCCACGGTACCGCCCGCTGACGCCGAGCACCCTCAGCCAGATCGCCGACCCCTGCGAGCACTGCGGTTTCGGGTTCACCCGGCGCGCGCGCACCGATCACTTCGGACGGGCTGACGAGCGGATGCCGCAGTGGCTGACCGAGGTCACCGACCTGTGGGGCAGTTGTGGTGTCTCCGCCCAGCTCGGCGGCGAGATCACCGGCTATCTGACCTATGCGCCGGCCGAACTGGTCGCCGAGGTGGCGTTGCCGGCGTTGGGGGGCAGTTCGGCTGACGCCTTCAGCGAGGACGCAGCGGTGCTGGTCAACGTTTCGGTCTGCCGGGCCTACCGCGGCCGCGGGATCGGCAAGGAACTGGTCCGTACGGCGATCGCGCAGTTGCACCGCAGGCAGGTCGGCCTGGTCGAGGTGATCGGCACCTTCGGCACGCCGGCGCTACCGCATGCCGACGGCCGTGACGCCGCGATGACGCTGCTGCCGGTGCGCTTCTGGCAGGCGGTCGGCTTCCGGATCGTCCGCCCGCATCCGATCACGCCGACCTTGCGGCTGGACATCGCCGGTACCGTCCGCTGGCGGCCGGACCTGGCCGCTGCCTGGTCGCGACTGACCCATCTGGTCAAACAACCCGGCCCGGCGCAGCCCGCCGGCTTCCAACGCCGTACGACGAATTCGCCCGATACCCGTCGCCTGACCCCCGCCGCCTGAGATCGCCCGCCTGAGATCGCCCGCCTGAGATCGCCCGCATGAGATCGCCCGACTGAGATCGAACGGGCGCCGACGGCCGCCGAGGAACGGGCCGTGGCAAGCTCGGAGCATGACCAATCCCGCACCCGCACCGACCGGCGGCTCAGATCAGGACCGGAACACGGCCGGGCAGTCGAGCAACCTGCGCAGCGTGACGATCGAACGGACCAGCAAGGGCAGCTACACCGCAATCAACGAGCGCGGTGGCACGATCTCGGTCGGCAGCGGCGGCGAGGAGTTCACTCCGGTCGAGTTGCTGTTGGCCGCGATCGCCGCCTGCAGCGCGATCGATGTGGACTTCATCACCGGCAAGCGGTCCGAACCGACGACCTTCAGCGCCACGGCGTCGGGAAACAAGATTGCCGACGAGCAGGGCAATCGGCTGACCGATCTGTTGCTGGACTTCGACGTCAGCTTCCCCGACGACGAGGGCGGCCGGAAGGCCGAAGAGGTGTTGCGGCGTTCGATCAAGCAGTCCCATGATCGGCTCTGCACGGTCGGCCGTACCGTCGAGGTCGGTACGCCGATCGCCGACAGCCTGCGCGGCGAGCCCGTCACCGGAGCCTGATCGCCGACCCCACGGCCGAACCCTGGACCGCTGGAAACTCGTGGCAAACGCTTGCCAAACCGTTCCTGGCCTGCCTAGCGTTCTGCGGTGGAGAACCAGACAGACGGCAACGACGGCGGGAGCGCAGCACTCGTGACCACAGATCCATCGACCTCGACACCCACCCGGGCTCTGATCATCGGTTGTGGCGTGATCGGTATCCATCACGGGATCGTGCTCACCAAGCATCCCGATTTTGTGGTGACCGCCCTGGTCGATCCGAAGCCGGAGGCAACCGAAGCGGTCGCCAAGAAGGTGGTCGAGTTGGGCGCCGAGGAACCGGTGATCTACGACTCGATCGCGGCAGCGTTGGAGTCCGACACCGTCGACCTGGCCGTGGTCTGCACCCCGAGCGGCTACCACATCGACAACGCGACGGAGGTGATCGAGGCCGGCAAACACGTCGTGCTGGAGAAGCCGCTGGACGTCTCGGTCGCTCGCGGCCGGGAGTTCGCCGACGTCGCCGCCAAGGCCGCTGCGAACGGGCAGCTGGTCTCGGTGATCAGTCAGCACCGGTTCGACACCGGTGCGGCGATAGTCCGCAAGGCCGTCCAGGAGGATCGTTTCGGTCGGGTCACCTCGGGGCTGGCGACGATGGCCTGGTATCGCAGCCAGCAGTACTACGACTCCGGCGACTGGCGCGGCACCTGGGCGCTGGACGGCGGTGGTGCGGTGATGAACCAGGGCGTGCACACCGTCGACCTGCTGCGTTGGTTCCTCGGCCGACCGGTCGAGGTGGTCGCGCACACCGCTCAGCTGGCCCACGAACGGATCGAGATCGAGGACACCGCTACCGCGACCGTCCGCTTCGAGTCCGGCGCACTGGCCGCCATCCACATGACCACCGCCGCCTACCCGGGGCTGACCGCCCGGGTGCAGGTGCACGGATCGCTCGGCTCGGCCATTCTGGACAACGACGAGCTGCGCTACTTCCACGCCGGTGACGGTGCGGTGTCGGACAACCTGCGCGAGGCGAAGCGGACCGGCAATCAGGCCGAAGAGATGCTCGGGGAGAAGGCCTCCGGTGGCGACGAGTTCACCGGCAGCCGGAACAAGCCGGACGGCTTCGTCGCCGGTCACTCCCGGCAGTACGACGACATCGCGGCCGCGCTGCAGAACGGCAGTCAGCCGCTGGTCACCGTCGAGGAGGCGCTGCTGTCGCTGGCGCTGGTCCGTTCGCTGTACGTCTCGGCGACCCTCGGCCAGCCGGTCGCGTTCGACGACGTGTTGAACGGCAAGTACGACGACCTGACCGTCACCGTCAACGCCGGCTGACCCGATGAGTGAGCAGAACCGGCCCCGCTCCATCCACATGGGGCTCGGCGCCTTCCATCGTGCCCATCAGGCCTTCTACACCTACCGTGCCGAGCAGGCGACCGGCGAGCAGACCGGCATCCACGCCTTCACCGGCCGCAAGCCGGACGCCGCCGACACCCTGGCGGCCCAGGGCTACGGCTACACGCTGATCGAGCGCGGCGCCGACGGTGACCAGCTGGAGCTGATCGACACCATCCGGGCCGCGTCGGCAGGCTCCGACCTCGACGCGTGGGCCGGCGCCTGGCTGGTGCCGGACCTGCAGTTCGTCACGCTGACGATCACCGAAGCGGGCTATCGGATCACCGATGCCGATCTGCCCGCGCTCCGGGCCGAACAGCCCGGCTCGGCGATGTCCCGGCTGCTGTACGGACTGCAGACCCGTTCGCGGGCCGGCCTCGGCCCGGTCGCCGTCATCAGCTGCGACAACCTGGCCGGCAACGGTGAAGTGTTGGCCGGCCGGGTCCGCGGTCTGGCGGAGCAGTGGGACCCGACGCTGGCCTCCTGGATCGAATCCTCGGTCAGCTTCCCGAGCACGATGGTCGATCGGATCACGCCGGCCACCACCGATCAGGACCGTGAACTCGCCACCCGCTGGCTGCGTGAGCAGGGGTCGGCCCAGACCGTGGACAACATGCCGGTGGTCTGCGAGCCGTTCACCGAATGGGTGATCGCCGGCGACTTCCCGGCCGGGCGGCCGGCCTGGGAGCAGGTCGGGGTGACGATCGTCGACGATGTCGCACCGTACGAGCAGCGCAAGCTGTGGCTGCTCAACGCCGGGCACTCGATGCTTGCCTATTACGGGCTGGCGTTGGGCCACGAGACGATCGATCAGGCGATGGCCGATCCGCGCTGCACCGACCTGCTGGAGGCGCTGTGGTCGGCCGCCGGTGAGGTGTTGCCGTTCGACGACGCCGAGATCGGCGCTGCCTGCGAGGCGTTGCGGATCCGATTCCGCAACCCGCGGATCCGGCACAACCTGATCCAGATCGCCGGCGACGGATCGCAGAAACTGCCGAATCGGACCCTGGGCATCTACCGGGCCCGCCGCGCGGCCGGCAAGCCGTTGGACCCCGGCACCCCGGCGACGCTGGCCGGCTGGCTGATCCATCTCGGCACCGACCGGGTCAACGATCAAGGTGTCGCGGAGCTGATCAGCCGGTTCGCCGCGGCCGGGGCCGATACGGCTCGGTCCAGGATCCCTGTCATGCTGGACTTCTTCGGCCAGGACCTTGTTGATGATCATGAGCTCGCCAAGGCGATCGATGATCAACTTCACGCCCTGACCTGAGACCACCGAAACGGCCCACTCGATGGGACCCGACCGGACGACGACCCGCGCACGCCGAGCACAGGAAGGGACAGCGATGTTGATCAAGAAGGCCGAGGTGATCACCACCAGCCCGGATCGCAACTTCGTCACCCTGAAGCTGACCACCGATTCCGGCATCACCGGGCTCGGTGACGGCACCCTGAACGGCCGCGAACTGGCCGTCGTCGCCTACCTCAACGAGCACATCGTGCCGTTGCTGATCGACCGGGATCCGCAGAACATCGAGGACACCTGGCAGTTCCTGTACCGCAGCGCCTACTGGCGGCGCGGTCCGGTGACGATGGCCGCGATCGCCGCGGTGGACGTCGCGCTGTGGGACATCAAGGCCAAGCAGGCGGGGCTGCCGCTGTACCAGTTGCTGGGCGGCGCCAGCCGGACCGGGCTGCTGGCCTACGGGCACGCCAGCGGTAAGGACAACGAGGAACTCTTCGACAGCATCCGCGAGCATCAGGCCGACGGTTTCCGGGCGATCCGGGTGCAGTCCGGAGTGCCCGGGCTGCGGTCGATCTACGGCGTGCCGGCCAAGCCGACGACCGATGCCGGTGACGGCCGGGAACATCACTACGAGCCGGCGCAGCGGGCGCTTCGACCGCCGGAGGAGGACTGGGACACCCGGTCCTACCTGCGGCATCTGCCGACCGTCTTCGAAGCCGTACGCAACGAGTTCGGTCCGGAGGTCCCGTTGCTGCATGACGGCCACCACCGGATGACACCGATCCAGGCGGCCAAGCTGGGCAAGGCGTTGGAGCCCTACGACCTGTTCTGGCTCGAGGACTGCACACCGGCGGAGAATCAGGAGGCGCTCCGGCTGGTCCGGCAGCACACCACCACGCCGTTGGCGATCGGGGAGATCTTCAACACGGTCTGGGACTACCAGTTGTTGATCAAAGAACAGTTGATCGACTACGTGCGGAGCGCGATCACCCACACCGGCGGTGTCACCCAACTGAAGAAGATCCTGGAGTACGCCGGCCAGTATCAGATCCGATCCGGCATCCACGGCCCGACCGACATCTCACCGGTGGGCTTCGCCGCCGGACTGCATCTGGGGATGGCGATCCACAACTTCGGCATCCAGGAATACATGCCGCACGGGGCGAAGACCAACGCCACCTTCCGGCAGTCGATGACCTTCACCGACGGCTACCTGCATCCGGGGGACAACCCGGGATTGGGTGTCGAGCTCGACGTCGACGAGGCCGGGAAGTATCCGTACCAAACCGCCTACCTGCCCTACAACCGGCTGGCAGACGGCACCGTTCACGATTGGTGACACGGCGTCGTCCGGTGACGAAGGGTCCATGACTCCCCGGACAGCAGAAGACCCCGGAACCGAAGCTCCGGGGTCTTCACGATCTGCCGAACGCAGGGATCAGAGGTATTCCTCGATCGCGCCCTTCAGCACCGACTTGGACTTGGCGCCCTTGAACGCCTTGACCAGCTCGCCGCCGACGTAGACCTGGATGGTGGGCAACCCGAGGACGTGATTGTTGGCCGGGGTCACCGGATTGGTGTTGGTGTCCATCTTGACGAAGGTCACCTTGTCGCCGTAGCTGTCGGCGAGTTCCTCGATGATCGGGCTGACCTGCTTGCACGGCCCGCACCAGTCTGCCCAGTAGTCCACCATCACGGGTTTGTCGGACTTGAGCACCGTGTTCTCGAAGTCGGCGTCGGTGACGTCGCTGACTGCACCCATCTGTTGCTCCTAGCTGTTCGGTCAGGCTTGTTGTTGCTGCGAAGTTCGGTAGTTCCTGCCGGGCTCAACCGACCACGGCAGGCTCGGCCACCGTGCCGGCGTCGGCGAGATCGGCCAGGTAGTGCTCGGCGTCCAGCGAGGCCGCACATCCGCTGCCGGCCGCGGTGATGGCCTGCCGGTAGGTGTGGTCGACCAGGTCACCGCAGGCGAACACCCCCGGAATGTTGGTCCGGGTGCTCTTGCCGTCGGTCAGGACGTATCCCTCGTCGT
Protein-coding sequences here:
- a CDS encoding ParB/RepB/Spo0J family partition protein, translating into MSNTAPRGLGRGLSQLIQRSEPRPDDPSDAETTTGSGAPAGGSPDAGPSQDGRSPAAEPSSVTTEYQVPEGAYFAELPIASIRPNPRQPRTVFDEDELNELVDSITEVGLLQPIVVRPVDGPEDDAAAGYELVMGERRWRASQAAKLDTIPAIVRRTEEADLLRDALLENLHRSQLNPLEEAAAYQQMLEDFGCSQEELAQRIKRSRPQISNTIRLLRLPPTVQRRVAAGVLSAGHARALLMVEDQAGQERLAQRVVAEGLSVRAVEELVTLGEGSADDQQGRRAKARRTPSPRATEIADQLSDQLETRVRVDLGRSRGKITIDFATEEDMERIVDLIRPR
- a CDS encoding DUF3817 domain-containing protein gives rise to the protein MRGALVRYRVMAYIVGVLLIILMCIGVPLDRFAHDDRLVSVAGVAHGWLYMILIITAVDLGRRVRWPWWRIIVIALAGTVPFVTFVAEHFATKDARLRIADFENEAGDDLPAGQPES
- a CDS encoding SURF1 family protein produces the protein MTVLKQIAVVLLGLVLAGVMVSLGVWQLSVYNAQGREEAQRRAAEPAVTLEDVARPGQEVGDAYGRTVRFTGHYDTDFQTFIAIPDRPGYYRVLTAFRLTQGGAVPVVRGIVSGKTAPPPPSKRLTQTGVLLPPEGTDRAAAPSAEPSTVALAALAQQWELQLVNGYATLDAGEARAQSLEPAAAALPTSHGRLRNGFYALQWWVFAAFAVVMAVRMARDLGRNVTDDHLTDDRSAGDDDEVRDDDGDRTDGESESASETAGRTAGGNPDAGAMPSPT
- a CDS encoding D-alanine--D-alanine ligase family protein produces the protein MNGPSSVVVLAGGLSHEREVSLRSGRRVAQALRGQGLDVIETDADSTLVDQLERAGEVVVFPLLHGEAGEDGSLREVLSLLDVPFVGAVASASRMTFDKSIATRVIADAGVPTPAQIALPHETFRELGAASLVRALGDQLGFPMMVKPAKGGSALGCTKVTSAEQLPAAMVAAYAYGQVAVVESFVDGTEITVAVIDRGSGPEALPAVQIQPESGIYDYAARYTAGRTRFICPAQLPDEVADRAADTALTVHRLLGLADLSRTDLIVAADGRPYFLEANVAPGMTETSALPLAVEAAGWDLGTISADLVRNAWERGVRTSVGSRPGSASGASVGNRHDR
- a CDS encoding aminotransferase-like domain-containing protein — its product is MTTRPLPDRSGVPAPRDTRLDPYVGSYAERTHQMSASAVRALFAVANRPEVVSLAGGMPNLADLPLDAIGDTVGRLIVEQGQRAMQYGSGQGEPLLREQICEVMAVEGIAASPDDVLVSVGSQQGLTLLTQIFCDPGDVVLCEAPSYVGALGVFRTYQTEVSHVAMDDHGLDPVALQEAITAGRAAGRRIKFLYTIPNFHNPAGISQTMQRRQQIQQICAEAGILIVEDNPYGLLGFDRDPVPAIRSLDSDGVVYLGTFSKTFAPGFRIGWVLAPHAIKEKLVLAQESATLCPPIFSQYTVSAYLQDYDWRGQIKKFNALYRERRDAMLAGLEAHLPASTSWTRPEGGFFVWLTIPPELDAEAMLPRAVSARVAYVPGNAFYADGLGTRHIRLSYCLPTPEAIIEGTRRLGEVMNHELSINEVFANPRSQHSVQPYEAPGPDQK
- a CDS encoding GNAT family N-acetyltransferase, which encodes MSAPRYRPLTPSTLSQIADPCEHCGFGFTRRARTDHFGRADERMPQWLTEVTDLWGSCGVSAQLGGEITGYLTYAPAELVAEVALPALGGSSADAFSEDAAVLVNVSVCRAYRGRGIGKELVRTAIAQLHRRQVGLVEVIGTFGTPALPHADGRDAAMTLLPVRFWQAVGFRIVRPHPITPTLRLDIAGTVRWRPDLAAAWSRLTHLVKQPGPAQPAGFQRRTTNSPDTRRLTPAA
- a CDS encoding OsmC family protein gives rise to the protein MTNPAPAPTGGSDQDRNTAGQSSNLRSVTIERTSKGSYTAINERGGTISVGSGGEEFTPVELLLAAIAACSAIDVDFITGKRSEPTTFSATASGNKIADEQGNRLTDLLLDFDVSFPDDEGGRKAEEVLRRSIKQSHDRLCTVGRTVEVGTPIADSLRGEPVTGA
- a CDS encoding Gfo/Idh/MocA family protein, whose product is MENQTDGNDGGSAALVTTDPSTSTPTRALIIGCGVIGIHHGIVLTKHPDFVVTALVDPKPEATEAVAKKVVELGAEEPVIYDSIAAALESDTVDLAVVCTPSGYHIDNATEVIEAGKHVVLEKPLDVSVARGREFADVAAKAAANGQLVSVISQHRFDTGAAIVRKAVQEDRFGRVTSGLATMAWYRSQQYYDSGDWRGTWALDGGGAVMNQGVHTVDLLRWFLGRPVEVVAHTAQLAHERIEIEDTATATVRFESGALAAIHMTTAAYPGLTARVQVHGSLGSAILDNDELRYFHAGDGAVSDNLREAKRTGNQAEEMLGEKASGGDEFTGSRNKPDGFVAGHSRQYDDIAAALQNGSQPLVTVEEALLSLALVRSLYVSATLGQPVAFDDVLNGKYDDLTVTVNAG
- a CDS encoding mannitol dehydrogenase family protein, with the protein product MSEQNRPRSIHMGLGAFHRAHQAFYTYRAEQATGEQTGIHAFTGRKPDAADTLAAQGYGYTLIERGADGDQLELIDTIRAASAGSDLDAWAGAWLVPDLQFVTLTITEAGYRITDADLPALRAEQPGSAMSRLLYGLQTRSRAGLGPVAVISCDNLAGNGEVLAGRVRGLAEQWDPTLASWIESSVSFPSTMVDRITPATTDQDRELATRWLREQGSAQTVDNMPVVCEPFTEWVIAGDFPAGRPAWEQVGVTIVDDVAPYEQRKLWLLNAGHSMLAYYGLALGHETIDQAMADPRCTDLLEALWSAAGEVLPFDDAEIGAACEALRIRFRNPRIRHNLIQIAGDGSQKLPNRTLGIYRARRAAGKPLDPGTPATLAGWLIHLGTDRVNDQGVAELISRFAAAGADTARSRIPVMLDFFGQDLVDDHELAKAIDDQLHALT